The window GGCGAAGAAACTGCCAACTTTGGCGTGCCGCTGGGTGGCTCCCTCATTCCTTGGATCGACAAAGATCTGGGCAACGGCATGTCCAAAGAAGAGTGGAAAGGCATGGCCGAGACCAACAAAATTTTGGGTCAAGGCGAAGGCTTCAATGCGCCAGCAGTTCCTGTCGATGGCTTCTGCGTTCGTGTGGGCGCTATGCGTTGCCACAGCCAAGCCCTCACCTTCAAGCTGAAGAAAGACGTCCCCGTGGCCGACATCGAAGCCATGATCGCTGCCGACAACCAGTGGGTCAAAGTGGTTCCCAACACACGTGAAGCCACATTGAAAGACCTCACACCTGTTGCTGTGACAGGCACCATGACCATTCCAGTGGGCCGCATTCGCAAACTGGCCATGGGTCCAGAGTACGTTGGCGCCTTCACCATTGGCGATCAATTGCTGTGGGGCGCTGCCGAGCCACTGCGTCGGATGTTGCGCATTTTGTTGGACGCCTAATCAGGCCCCCATGCCAAGTCCCCGCACCCTTATTGCTGGCTTCATGAGCGCCTTGGGCGTGTGCTTGAGCGCGCATGCCCTGACGCTGGCCGGCATTGAGGTGCAATCGTTCAAAGGTGAGCCCTTGCGTGCTGAAATCGGCGTGGCCAGTGCCACTGCCGAAGAGTGGGGCCAACTGAGTGTCAAAATTGCGCCAGCAGAGCGGTTTGCCCAACTGGGACTGATCTACTCACCTGCAGTGGGTCAATTGCAAGCTGAGCCCTACGAAACACGCGATGGCACGCAGCGCATTCGCATTACAGGTCCCCAAAGTTTTTCGGACAACTTTGTCGATCTTCTGATTGAAGCCCAAACAGCTTCTGGAAAATGGATCAAGGCCTTCACATTAATGTTGAAGCCTGCGCCCAGCAAATTAGAAACGCCCATACAACTGGCCACGGCAGCAAGCGCAATGGCCAAACCAGCCACTGCCGCACCCACAGAGCACGTGGTGCAAAAGGGAGAAAGCGCCAGCCAAATTATTCAGCAATGGCTGACCGAAGACATGAGCACCCAGCAAATGCTGGTGGCCTTGCTCAAAAGTCAACCCGACGCCTTCATTGAGGGCAACGTCAACTTGCTGCGCGCGGGTGCTGTACTCAAAGCCCCCTCAGCGACAGCTGTTCACGCCATTGACGCCAATGAAGCGCGACAATTTTTGGTCACGCAGCAAAAAGAGTTTCTGGCCTTTTCGCAAGCCGCTGCACAAAGTACGCAATTGATCAAAGGCCAAGCGCCTTCTCGTCAAATGTCTGGCAAAGTGGGCCAAGAAGAAGCCGCGCTCAAAGCAGCTGAAGCCACCATCGATCAGTTGAAGCTGACGCAGGCGAAAATTGAAAAGCAAAATGCTGAAACACGATTGGCAACACAACGTGCTTTACAAGATGCACAAAAGCAGTTGGCCTCTTTGCAAAGCAATGTGGATCAATTGGTTCAACTGACAGCCCCTGCCCCCATCACCGTTGGCCCTGCCGCACCCCAACGTGCTGCCAGCGATGCCGCCATGGGCTGGCTGAACTTAAATCGCTTGTTGGACGCGCCCCATCAAAACGCCTACTTGTGGGCTGCATTGACTTTGCTTGGCGTGTTGGCAGTTTGGGCAGGCTTGCGTGTTCAGGGTCGCCGTGCATCGCCCACGCTCAGCACTTTGATGCCCGCGGCTGACATGGCCACTGCGCCTACCGGCATCACACCTGGCATCAAATTGGAATTGCCTGCAGACATTACGGCATTGGATTTAAACCTGAACCCAAGCACTCAGGCAAGCCAATCAACTGGGCACTTTCGATCGCCCACAACCACCGAGACACTTCAGTGAGAGTTGCGCTGGGCATCACCTACAACGGGCAGCCCTACCAGGGCTGGCAAAGCCAAAGCACTGGCCTGACCATCCAAGATAAATTGGAAAAGGCGCTCAAAGAATTCACCACTCAAAAAGTCACCACCTTGTGTGCGGGTCGAACCGATGCAGGCGTTCATGGCTTGATGCAAGTGGTTCACTTTGATACCCCACTAGAGCGCGACATGGGTTCTTGGGTGCGCGGCACCAACCGCTACTTGCCAGATGACATTTCAGTTCAGTGGGCGCAAGAAGTTCCAGCTGAATTTCATGCGCGCGGCAGCGCTTTGTCCCGAAGGTATGCCTACATCGTTTTAGAGTCGCCCGTTCGGCCCAGCTTGGAGTCTGGTCGCGCAGGGTGGGTCTACCGCGCTTTGGACGAGACGGCCATGCGCCAAGCCGCCCAATACTTGCTGGGTGAACACGACTTCTCCTCTTTCAGGGCAAGCAGTTGCCAGGCCTTGTCGCCCATCAAAACCATGCTGCGCGTGGACATACACAAGCACGGCCCTTACTGGCGCTTTGAATTTGAAGGCAACGCCTTCTTGCACCACATGATTCGCAACATCATGGGTTGCATGGTGACCATTGGCCAAGGCTTTCAGCCCCCCGAATGGATGGCACAAGTGATTGAAAGCAAATGCCGCGATGCCGCAGCGCCCACTTTCTCGCCAGATGGTTTGTACTTTCAAGGACCGGTGTACGACCCTCAATGGGGCTTGCCCACCGAGACACCGCCTTTTCATTGGCTGCCATGAGCTCAGACGCACACCCTACTTTTGTCAAAATTTGCGGTCTCACGCGCGAAGCCGATGTTTTGGATTCCGTGGCGGCGGGCGCCAATGCAGTTGGATTTGTGATGTACCCCCCAAGTGCACGCTATGTTGCCCCCGAACGTGCAGGACAGTTGGCCAAATTACTGCCTTCTGATGTCACGCCCGTCCTGTTGTTTGTGAATGCCAGCCTAGAGGAAGTAGAGGCCGCCTGCCTGGCCGTGCCCAACGCTCTGCTTCAGTTTCATGGAGACGAATCCCCCTTTGAGTGCGACCGTTTGGCCCAAGCTGTGCAACGCCCCTACTGGCGCGCGGCCCGAATTCCCACCGACAACACCGCCTCCTTTGACTTGGTAAAATTCTGCCAAGATTACTCAAATGCCCAGGCCATCCTGCTCGACGCCCATGTCGACGGTTATGGCGGTGGCGGGAAAACATTCAATTGGTCACAGCTTCCTCCAAACGTCAACGCTCACCTCGTTTTGAGTGGTGGATTGACGCCTGCAAATGTGACCGATGGCATTCGCCAGCTTCGGCCCAAAGCCCTGTCTTTGGCCGTTGATGTCAGCTCGGGTGTCGAGCTTGATGGCCAGAAAGGCCTCAAAGACGCCCGAAAAATCCAAGAATTTGTGGCTGCAGTCAAAGCAGCCGATGCCATTGAGTAACACCATGTCCAATTACCAACAACCCGATGCCTCTGGCCACTTTGGCATTTTTGGCGGCAGTTTTGTCAGCGAAACTCTGACACACGCCATCCTCGAATTGCGCGAGGCCTATGCCAAGTACCAAAACGATCCTGCGTTTTTGGCCGAGTTCCAATACGAATTGGCGCACTTTGTCGGCCGCCCCTCTCCCATCTATCACGCTGCTCGCATGAGCCGTGAAGTGGGTGGTGCACAAATCTATTTGAAGCGCGAAGACCTGAACCACACGGGCGCGCACAAAATCAACAACACCATAGGTCAAGCCATGTTGGCCAAGCGCATGGGCAAGCCGCGCATCATTGCCGAAACCGGCGCTGGCCAACACGGTGTGGCAACGGCCACCATCTGCGCGCGCTACGGACTTGAGTGCGTGGTGTACATGGGTGCCGAAGACGTCAAACGTCAAAGCCCCAATGTGTACCGCATGAAACTCTTGGGCGCTACTGTGGTGCCTGTGACATCAGGCAGCAAAACCCTGAAAGACGCCTTGAACGAAGCCATGCGCGACTGGGTGGCCAATGTCGACAACACCTTCTACATCATCGGTACCGTGGCTGGTCCACACCCCTACCCCATGATGGTTCGCGATTTCCAAAGCGTGATTGGTAACGAATGCCTTGAGCAAATGCCGACCCTTTTGGCGCAAACCGGTTTGCACAGCCAACAACCCGATGCCGTTATCGCGTGTGTGGGTGGCGGCTCCAACGCCATGGGTATTTTCTATCCCTACATCAACCACAAGAACACACGCCTCATTGGCGTGGAAGCGGCGGGCGAAGGCTTAGAAAGCGGCAAACACTCTGCCTCTTTGCAGCGCGGTAGCCCCGGTGTGTTGCACGGCAACCGCACCTACATCTTGCAAGACGACAACGGACAAATTACAGAAACGCACAGCATCAGCGCGGGCTTGGACTATCCAGGCGTGGGCCCAGAACATGCCTTCCTGAAAGACATTGGCCGTGCTGAATACGTGGGCATCACCGACCAGGAAGCACTGGACGCGTTCCATTACTTGTGCCGCACCGAAGGCATCATCCCTGCCCTCGAGTCCAGTCATGCTGTGGCCTATGCCAAAAAATTGGCCGCTACCATGAAGCCCGATCAATCCATCTTGGTCAACTTATCAGGCCGTGGCGACAAAGACATCGGCACCGTGGCCGACCTGAGCCAAGCCGATTTCTACTGCCGCCCCAGCTGCCAAGGCCAAGGTGTCAAAGGTGGTTTGCCCATGGGCGAGCAATTTGTGAAAGTCGTCAAATGAGCCGCATTGAAGCCACCTTCGAACAACTGAAAGCCAAGGGTCGACAGGCCCTCATTCCGTACGTCACAGCGGGTTTTCCCTTTGCAGATGTCACACCCGAATTGATGCATGCCATGGTGGCAGCAGGCGCTGACGTGATCGAATTGGGCGTGCCTTTTAGCGACCCCTCCGCCGATGGCCCTGTCATTCAAAAAGCAGGCGACAAGGCCCTGGCATTTGGCATTGGCACCACCCATGTCATTAACATGGTGAAAGCCTTTAGACAAACCAACACCTCCACGCCCGTGGTGCTGATGGGTTATGCCAACCCCATTGAACGCTATGACCTGAAGCACGGCAAAGACGGCTTTATTCGTGACGCCTCAGCGGCTGGCATCGACGGCGTCTTGGTAGTGGACTATCCGCCCGAAGAATGCGTTGAATTTGCCGCCAAACTGCGCGCCCACAACATGGACCTGATTTTCTTGTTGGCCCCTACCAGCACCGATCAGCGCATGCAGCAAGTGGCCGACGTCGCCAGTGGCTACGTGTATTACGTGTCGCTTAAAGGCGTCACAGGCTCCGGCGCACTGAATACGGACGAAGTGGAAGCCATGTTGCCCCGCATTCGCCAAAAAGTCAGCATCCCAGTGGGCGTTGGTTTTGGCATTCGCGATGCCCAAACAGCCCAAACCATTGCCAAAGTGGCCGATGCCGTGGTGATTGGTAGCAAAATCATCCAATTGATAGAAAATGAACCCCGCGATAAAGTTGCCACTGTGGCTGGCGACTTTTTGCGCGGCATTCGTCAGGCCATGGACGCCTGAAACAACCCATAAGGACCTTGACATGAGTTGGCTCGAAAAACTGCTTCCCCCCAAAATTCTGCACACCGACCCGGCCGACCGCCGCAGCGTGCCAGAAGGCTTGTGGATCAAGTGCCCCCAGTGCGAATCTGTGCTTTACAAAACTGACTTGGAGCAAAACCAAAACGTTTGCCCCACTTGCAGTCACCACCACCGCATTGGCGCCCGCGCCCGTCTGAACAACTTTTTGGACAACGAAGGCCGCTACGAAATTGGACAAGAAGTGGTGCCCGTCGACGCTTTGAAATTCAAAGACAGCCGCAAGTACCCCGAACGCATCAAAGAAGCCATGAGCAACACCGGCGAAACCGACGCCTTGGTGGTCATGGGCGGCGCCATCCACAGCATCAACGTGGTGGCCGCTTGTTTTGAATTTGACTTCATGGGCGGTAGCATGGGCTCCGTCGTTGGCGAGCGTTTTGTGCGCGGTGTTGAAACCGCCATCGAACAAAAAGTTCCCTTCATCTGTTTTACGGCCACGGGTGGTGCGCGCATGCAAGAGGGCTTGCTGTCCTTGATGCAAATGGCCAAGACCAATGCCGCCCTCACTCGCTTGGCCAAAAAAGGCTTGCCTTACATCAGCGTATTGACCGACCCCACCATGGGCGGCGTGTCTGCAGGCTTCGCCTTCATGGGCGACGTGGTGATTGCCGAACCCAAGGCCCTGATTGGCTTTGCTGGTCCCCGCGTGATTGAAAGCACCGTGCGAGTAACACTGCCAGAAGGCTTCCAACGCGCCGAGTTTTTGCAAGAAAAAGGTGCCATCGACTTCATTTGCGATCGCCGTGAATTGAAGATGACTGTGGCCAACACCTTGGCCATGCTGACACGCCAGTCAGCCGACGCGGTCAGCTAACCCTGCCCAGAAGCAGCGGACGCCGTCCGCTGCCCTTAAAACCCGCCGTATTGCAAGCCGGCGAGCAACATGCCCGCAATTTGCAAAATGACCAACAGCACCAAGGGCGACAGGTCGATGCCACCCGGTTGAGGAATGGCATTGCGGATGGGTGCCAACCAAGGCTCTACGATGCGCGACAACAGCATCATGCTGCCACTGTTGGGTTGCACCCAAGACAGGATGGCGTACAACAAAATGATGGCGCTCAGGCCAGAAACCAGCCAATGAAGCACGCCAAACAGGCTAGCAATCAAGACCCCGACAAAGGCGGCCTGGGTGCCGCCCAGAACCCACATGGCGGTGACATGACTGAGTTTCATGAGCCATGCAGCCGCAAGACTGGAAGTATCCAAGCGCCCCACAGCGGGCAGTACACGCCGTAGCGGCATGACCAACCAGTCTGTGACCGCAAAGACAAAGCGTCCAATGGGGTTCTGAAATGGCAAACGCTGCCATTGCATCACCAAGCGCATCAAACATGCGCCGCCCACCAAGCCAGTGGCCACATCCAAGATCAAATTGACAATTTGTAGAAACACAGAAGTCCTCCGAGTGTGTGGATGATAGCGGCAGCCCCAAGGAATCGTAAAATAACGGATTCGCGCTGACCTTCAGCGTTTTACGGGTTTTGAACACCCCCTACCGAAGTGCACTTCATGTCAGACACGCCAGCAGAAAATCAAACCACCCCCGTCGTTGACGAGAACCAGCTGATTGCAGAACGTCGCAGCAAACTCAAAGCCCTGCGTGAAGCGCAAGCCCAAGGCAAAGGCGTGGCATTCCCCAATGACTTCAAGCCTGAAGACCGTGCAGAGCCCCTCACACTGGCGCACGGCGAGAAAGCAGCCGAGGCCTTAAAGGGCGAAGGCGTCACGCCTGTGAAGGCCAAAATTGCTGGCCGCATGATGCTCAAGCGCGTGATGGGCAAGGCCAGCTTTGCCACCTTGCAAGATGCCACCGGTCGTTT is drawn from Limnohabitans sp. 103DPR2 and contains these coding sequences:
- a CDS encoding type IV pilus assembly protein FimV; the encoded protein is MPSPRTLIAGFMSALGVCLSAHALTLAGIEVQSFKGEPLRAEIGVASATAEEWGQLSVKIAPAERFAQLGLIYSPAVGQLQAEPYETRDGTQRIRITGPQSFSDNFVDLLIEAQTASGKWIKAFTLMLKPAPSKLETPIQLATAASAMAKPATAAPTEHVVQKGESASQIIQQWLTEDMSTQQMLVALLKSQPDAFIEGNVNLLRAGAVLKAPSATAVHAIDANEARQFLVTQQKEFLAFSQAAAQSTQLIKGQAPSRQMSGKVGQEEAALKAAEATIDQLKLTQAKIEKQNAETRLATQRALQDAQKQLASLQSNVDQLVQLTAPAPITVGPAAPQRAASDAAMGWLNLNRLLDAPHQNAYLWAALTLLGVLAVWAGLRVQGRRASPTLSTLMPAADMATAPTGITPGIKLELPADITALDLNLNPSTQASQSTGHFRSPTTTETLQ
- the truA gene encoding tRNA pseudouridine(38-40) synthase TruA, which translates into the protein MRVALGITYNGQPYQGWQSQSTGLTIQDKLEKALKEFTTQKVTTLCAGRTDAGVHGLMQVVHFDTPLERDMGSWVRGTNRYLPDDISVQWAQEVPAEFHARGSALSRRYAYIVLESPVRPSLESGRAGWVYRALDETAMRQAAQYLLGEHDFSSFRASSCQALSPIKTMLRVDIHKHGPYWRFEFEGNAFLHHMIRNIMGCMVTIGQGFQPPEWMAQVIESKCRDAAAPTFSPDGLYFQGPVYDPQWGLPTETPPFHWLP
- a CDS encoding phosphoribosylanthranilate isomerase, encoding MSSDAHPTFVKICGLTREADVLDSVAAGANAVGFVMYPPSARYVAPERAGQLAKLLPSDVTPVLLFVNASLEEVEAACLAVPNALLQFHGDESPFECDRLAQAVQRPYWRAARIPTDNTASFDLVKFCQDYSNAQAILLDAHVDGYGGGGKTFNWSQLPPNVNAHLVLSGGLTPANVTDGIRQLRPKALSLAVDVSSGVELDGQKGLKDARKIQEFVAAVKAADAIE
- the trpB gene encoding tryptophan synthase subunit beta, producing the protein MSNYQQPDASGHFGIFGGSFVSETLTHAILELREAYAKYQNDPAFLAEFQYELAHFVGRPSPIYHAARMSREVGGAQIYLKREDLNHTGAHKINNTIGQAMLAKRMGKPRIIAETGAGQHGVATATICARYGLECVVYMGAEDVKRQSPNVYRMKLLGATVVPVTSGSKTLKDALNEAMRDWVANVDNTFYIIGTVAGPHPYPMMVRDFQSVIGNECLEQMPTLLAQTGLHSQQPDAVIACVGGGSNAMGIFYPYINHKNTRLIGVEAAGEGLESGKHSASLQRGSPGVLHGNRTYILQDDNGQITETHSISAGLDYPGVGPEHAFLKDIGRAEYVGITDQEALDAFHYLCRTEGIIPALESSHAVAYAKKLAATMKPDQSILVNLSGRGDKDIGTVADLSQADFYCRPSCQGQGVKGGLPMGEQFVKVVK
- the trpA gene encoding tryptophan synthase subunit alpha, whose protein sequence is MSRIEATFEQLKAKGRQALIPYVTAGFPFADVTPELMHAMVAAGADVIELGVPFSDPSADGPVIQKAGDKALAFGIGTTHVINMVKAFRQTNTSTPVVLMGYANPIERYDLKHGKDGFIRDASAAGIDGVLVVDYPPEECVEFAAKLRAHNMDLIFLLAPTSTDQRMQQVADVASGYVYYVSLKGVTGSGALNTDEVEAMLPRIRQKVSIPVGVGFGIRDAQTAQTIAKVADAVVIGSKIIQLIENEPRDKVATVAGDFLRGIRQAMDA
- the accD gene encoding acetyl-CoA carboxylase, carboxyltransferase subunit beta, giving the protein MSWLEKLLPPKILHTDPADRRSVPEGLWIKCPQCESVLYKTDLEQNQNVCPTCSHHHRIGARARLNNFLDNEGRYEIGQEVVPVDALKFKDSRKYPERIKEAMSNTGETDALVVMGGAIHSINVVAACFEFDFMGGSMGSVVGERFVRGVETAIEQKVPFICFTATGGARMQEGLLSLMQMAKTNAALTRLAKKGLPYISVLTDPTMGGVSAGFAFMGDVVIAEPKALIGFAGPRVIESTVRVTLPEGFQRAEFLQEKGAIDFICDRRELKMTVANTLAMLTRQSADAVS
- a CDS encoding YggT family protein, yielding MFLQIVNLILDVATGLVGGACLMRLVMQWQRLPFQNPIGRFVFAVTDWLVMPLRRVLPAVGRLDTSSLAAAWLMKLSHVTAMWVLGGTQAAFVGVLIASLFGVLHWLVSGLSAIILLYAILSWVQPNSGSMMLLSRIVEPWLAPIRNAIPQPGGIDLSPLVLLVILQIAGMLLAGLQYGGF